The genomic region GGTTCACTTACCACTTTTTGGTAGGGCCACCGCCACGCTGCTGGGCCTGCAGCAGCCTTAATGCTGTCTCGACTAACTGGTGGATCGCTATCCTCATTGGGTCCTCTATGCGTAGGGTTCTCCTCCCACGCGGGTTTCTTCTACGTCGGACAGCTCGCTCCCGGGGAGGTTGCGGTTGGAATTCCGTGGAGGAGCGCTGCGGTCTAATGCTCGCCTGCGCCTTGTTTTCCCGCGGACTGGCTTTTGCTCGAGACGAGCGGGTTCGCTTCCTTGGCGGTTTAACCGCCGCTTCCCGTTGCTTCGTCTCGACTTCTTTGTGGCCTGCTCCGGTTCCGGACGGCGTTGGTGACTTCGTCGGTCGGAAGATGCAAGATAGGAGCGTCCCGTCCTGGCTCCAACGGAGGACATATTTTCCTCCAGGCACCCTCTGCTGGTATCTCCGGTTCTGCCGGATTGTCTCCACCGAGATGCGGAGTATCGCCCTGCCTGTGTCCAATATGCGGAACCCTGGGTTTTGAGACCTTAAAAGCTCCGTTGGTCCGAAGCCTAGTGGGGGCGGGAGCACTACGTCCCCTTCAATGTTTGCGAGGGAGCTCTCCCCACGTTGGAGGCACTTGTGGAGGGCCTCGTTGTACGTGAATATTCCTTCTCCGGTAAGGGCACTCGCCGGTGGTGATACTGCCGTTGGTGCCATATCGTAGGTGGTCGTTAGACTGATCACCTTTGTGTTGCGGGGTGCCTCTTCGAATCTTCGATTTCGGCGGTGCTCGCAATTCGAGCGGCGCCGCTGCCCTTGGTGCGACAGAGACGAGAGTGTTGATATCCCCACTCCTCCGTCTCGCGACGTGAGCCAGGGAGCCTCGGGTATGAATCGTTTGATTTTGAATAGAACGGTTCCCAGCATCTGTTGACTTTCCCCTTTCTTATCgaaattcgaatttgtttGTCGTCTCCGCGTCAACCTCGGTTGCCGGGTGCGACGGAGACTGATCCACCGGCAATTTACACATACGTGTAATTGGACGTGTGTACGTGGACTTGGCTGTACGTACTTTCACGGCCCGTACATTACCGTCCTTGCCGGGGGAAAACTTCCTCGATTTTTTCCATTTCCC from Augochlora pura isolate Apur16 chromosome 5, APUR_v2.2.1, whole genome shotgun sequence harbors:
- the LOC144470019 gene encoding uncharacterized protein LOC144470019; this encodes MAPTAVSPPASALTGEGIFTYNEALHKCLQRGESSLANIEGDVVLPPPLGFGPTELLRSQNPGFRILDTGRAILRISVETIRQNRRYQQRVPGGKYVLRWSQDGTLLSCIFRPTKSPTPSGTGAGHKEVETKQREAAVKPPRKRTRSSRAKASPRENKAQASIRPQRSSTEFQPQPPRERAVRRRRNPRGRRTLRIEDPMRIAIHQLVETALRLLQAQQRGGGPTKKWGAWQLQGHLASKRKLSSHRCATKRGDYGFGLRVASDIMKKLRSPEFPEDFYYVTVIILLVIILRNILDTK